In a genomic window of Saccharomyces kudriavzevii IFO 1802 strain IFO1802 genome assembly, chromosome: 2:
- the PSY4 gene encoding Psy4p (similar to Saccharomyces cerevisiae PSY4 (YBL046W); ancestral locus Anc_7.485): MSSTMLDDVDDNMMGIKSTNLYELLNDVVKQGDKTRLVMAGPEQVLPDLIRHITDTIPFDLFINLKNGLSDARSLVTRLNCLGKFLNDNFLQKGIFPFTILRICELCYDPFKYYKINELEKFVNALEKCCLVTSSWQELEKTDDNKKEENNGKDINSIKNQEDVSLMKIPWITEESTSELNPFIREIDSIMSVNLGYDDEEEEDEDNDDGEEERFFDGGENGEFESKGKCNVLLKDENFMVEEYYEDDGDTHDDNTEKEKQNRNHAATTDNDNDNDEDDDDDDDDYREDAVCEDDEDEDHMGSTDDDEDDEDDERGERNHKVRRRNDKNGTPRKRKPTELDNFDYDESPSFTSMDLTTPKKYKHNTTGRFSVIESPSSSFLNTMSSSHDISSSQEEEKDDCHGLGNDEGLSEGLSQDDELVSPSMSSSQEDKMVAIAGITYRENITSPLGKKSR, translated from the coding sequence ATGAGCTCGACGATGTTGGACGATGTCGATGATAATATGATGGGTATCAAGTCCACCAATCTCTATGAACTCCTGAACGACGTTGTAAAACAGGGTGACAAGACGCGATTGGTAATGGCGGGTCCCGAGCAAGTTTTGCCTGATTTGATTCGGCACATCACTGATACTATACCGTTTGACTTGTTTATAAATCTCAAAAATGGATTGAGCGATGCCAGGAGCCTCGTTACTAGACTAAATTGTCTAGGAAAATTTCTtaatgataattttttgCAGAAAGGTATATTCCCATTTACTATACTTCGGATATGCGAATTATGTTACGATCCGTTTAAATATTACAAGATCAATGAGTTAGAAAAGTTTGTGAATGCTTTGGAAAAGTGTTGTTTGGTGACTAGCAGTTGGCAGGAGCTCGAGAAAACGGATGacaacaagaaagaagagaacaatGGGAAGGATATCAACTCGATCAAGAATCAGGAAGACGTTTCGCTGATGAAGATACCGTGGATAACTGAGGAAAGTACTAGCGAGCTGAATCCCTTTATAAGGGAGATTGATTCGATAATGAGTGTCAATTTGGGTTAcgatgatgaggaagaagaagatgaagacaaCGATGACGGGGAAGAGGAAAGGTTTTTCGACGGTGGTGAAAATGGAGAATTTGAGAGTAAGGGTAAATGTAATGTTCTATTgaaggatgaaaatttcatggTGGAGGAGTACTATGAGGACGATGGCGATACACATGACGATAATACCGAGAAGGAGAAGCAGAATAGAAATCACGCCGCTACCACGGATAACGacaatgataatgatgaggacgacgacgacgacgacgacgattATCGCGAAGATGCCGTGTgtgaagacgatgaagacgaagatcATATGGGGAGCACAGATGACGATGAGGACGATGAGGACGATGAGCGTGGAGAGAGGAATCACAAAGTGCGAAGACGcaatgataaaaatggaactccaaggaagaggaagcCCACCGAATTAGATAATTTTGATTACGATGAATCACCATCGTTTACAAGCATGGATCTCACGacaccaaaaaaatataaacatAACACAACGGGCAGGTTCTCCGTCATAGAGTCGCCATCGTCCTCTTTTCTCAACACCATGAGCAGCAGCCATGACATTTCATCGAGTCAAGAGGAGGAAAAGGACGATTGTCATGGATTGGGAAATGATGAGGGATTGAGTGAAGGACTGTCACAAGATGACGAATTGGTGAGTCCATCGATGAGTTCTTCACAAGAAGATAAGATGGTTGCCATTGCTGGTATCACTTACCGTGAGAATATCACCAGTCCGTTGGGCAAGAAGTCCAGGTGA